Proteins from one Tenrec ecaudatus isolate mTenEca1 chromosome 8, mTenEca1.hap1, whole genome shotgun sequence genomic window:
- the LOC142454678 gene encoding transmembrane epididymal protein 1A-like → MGTFEGHLVPGIFFLVYSLYYSVLVSLALLRKQKHIKPPLPPREKRERTWCHLGFVEGSVKLIGALVSILGDFFYPLGVNRLKIIDWEDPHRPFVYKEHWQHTTMFGFFMLSGVVDVVSWFCLARQKPHLERAAEALAFYVLMLLMITHFEHRSVLEVRVHILFLVPTCLLALVITIEVWIPDQPRLWVLKSWMVLVLSTWLLQLSVLLYAPPSGQPWRSENPEDLAFVTIFFTWHLVLGVAILAVIYGLCSLWHHRCSSFIKGSRARYQPCPTDPSGELLLKPRAEAAQFGGIV, encoded by the coding sequence ATGGGTACCTTTGAGGGGCACTTGGTACCAGGAATATTCTTCCTGGTCTATTCCCTCTACTATTCAGTGCTGGTCTCCCTGGCCCTCCTACGGAAACAGAAGCACATCAAACCGCCTCTTCCCCCAAGAGAGAAGCGTGAGCGGACTTGGTGTCATCTGGGGTTTGTGGAAGGATCCGTCAAGTTGATCGGCGCCCTAGTCAGTATCCTGGGTGACTTCTTCTATCCTCTGGGGGTGAACCGTCTGAAGATAATAGACTGGGAGGACCCTCACCGACCATTCGTGTACAAGGAACACTGGCAGCACACCACCATGTTCGGCTTCTTCATGCTCAGCGGCGTGGTGGACGTCGTGAGCTGGTTTTGTCTGGCACGGCAGAAGCCGCATTTGGAGCGGGCTGCCGAGGCCCTGGCTTTCTATGTGCTGATGCTGCTGATGATCACTCACTTCGAACACAGGAGCGTCCTGGAGGTCCGAGTGCACATTCTGTTCCTGGTGCCCACCTGCCTGTTGGCGTTGGTGATCACCATCGAGGTCTGGATCCCCGACCAGCCCCGGCTCTGGGTGCTCAAGAGCTGGATGGTGCTGGTGCTCAGCACCTGGCTGCTGCAGTTGAGCGTGCTGTTGTACGCGCCCCCTTCGGGACAGCCCTGGAGGTCAGAGAACCCCGAAGACCTCGCCTTCGTCACCATCTTCTTCACCTGGCACCTGGTCTTAGGGGTTGCCATCCTGGCCGTCATCTACGGTCTCTGCAGTCTCTGGCACCACCGCTGCTCCTCCTTCATCAAGGGTTCAAGGGCCAGGTACCAGCCATGCCCCACGGACCCAAGTGGGGAATTGCTACTGAAGCCCAGGGCAGAGGCTGCGCAGTTCGGTGGGATTGTCTAG